In Ischnura elegans chromosome 6, ioIscEleg1.1, whole genome shotgun sequence, one genomic interval encodes:
- the LOC124160706 gene encoding uncharacterized protein LOC124160706, with translation MITDEYLPNLVSLDKDIKCSICSQSSSKVCSACKQVAYCTEEHQIIHWEKHIKECCPFKVLCNEKLGRYAVAIRDLEPGEVVVREKPVVFGPKHFSPPICLGCLVPIQSSQNLRCCTTCGWPVCSLECEKLPCHAEYECPIFAAAKTRFVWNPACVGGSGESENEVIADNPMLQCITPLRLLLGKEKDPARWAEEVEPMEAHMEKRRNTLNWNSDLVNVSGFLRKACRLAEKYSDDDVLWACGVLQVNAFEARSRQGGSAQCLYPRLAIFSHSCVPNIAHSIDSDYNMVGRVSVAVSRGQLLNTCYAHTLSPTLERRKFLQLTKYFDCDCKRCADPTELGTNSSTLLCKTCGKFYKGEFISTDPLDSEASWKCKECGDERSALSVEMLLDSLESCMPGNKMRDDVFPGTDDTMELEETLRRCSTVLHPTHAMLTCLRLTLCQLYGNTENLKLSDFLPIMLERKVQLCENIMAVADIVEPGLTRLRGTMFHEWFEPQQMLAKIAYKNGEMNEDEFRQATNKAIKFLEEAAAILSLEETDSVEAIMGNHAREKLHELKNSTYDKESVLQENLTENILKQLKEVLNDYKAQLSSQVSQQSEVKQRNLEDLKAFIKLNNEKNPVLDDLSHIKIDDLNQIINKLEKERLNYESTKGSSAELDVFKKLIGNIQQTTSSPLDLDI, from the exons GTTTCCCTGGATAAAGACATCAAATGCTCCATTTGCTCTCAGTCTTCCTCAAAAGTGTGTTCAGCATGTAAGCAGGTTGCATATTGTACAGAAGAGCATCAAATTATTCACTGGGAGAAGCACATCAAAGAATGCTGTCCATTCAAAGTCTTATGTAATGAAAAACTTGGTCG GTATGCAGTTGCGATAAGAGATTTGGAACCTGGTGAAGTTGTAGTCAGAGAGAAACCAGTGGTCTTTGGACCAAAGCATTTCTCACCTCCCATATGCCTTGGCTGTCTTGTACCAATTCAGTCAAGCCAGAACTTAAGATGCTGCACTACCTGTGGTTGGCCAGTCTGTTCTCTTGAATGCGAGAAACTGCCATGCCATGCTGAATATGAGTGCCCAATATTTGCTGCAGCTAAGACACGTTTCGTGTGGAATCCTGCATGTGTGGGAGGAAGTGGTGAATCAGAAAATGAAGTAATCGCTGACAATCCAATGCTTCAATGTATCACACCACTTCGCTTGCTTCTGGGCAAAGAAAAAGATCCAGCTAGGTGGGCTGAGGAG GTGGAACCGATGGAAGCTCACatggagaaaagaagaaatactttGAACTGGAATTCAGATTTGGTCAATGTGTCTGGTTTCCTGAGGAAAGCCTGCCGATTGGCTGAAAAATACTCTGATGACGATGTTCTGTGGGCTTGTGGGGTGCTTCAG GTAAATGCCTTTGAAGCTCGTTCTCGGCAAGGAGGAAGTGCTCAATGCCTATACCCTCGCCTGGCAATATTCTCTCATAGCTGTGTACCTAATATTGCTCATTCCATTGATTCAGACTACAATATGGTGGGAAGAGTTTCTGTAGCTGTCTCACGTGGCCAGCTCCTAAATACATGCTACGCTCATACCTTGTCACCAACTTTGGAGCGACGAAAATTTCTTCAGCtgacaaaatattttgactgCGATTGCAAACGCTGTGCTGATCCAACTGAGTTGGGAACCAACTCCAGCACATTGCTCTGCAAAACTTGTGGCAAGTTTTATAAGGGAGAGTTCATTTCTACGGATCCACTGGATTCAGAGGCATCCTGGAAGTGCAAAGAATGTGGAGATGAAAGAAGTGCTCTCTCTGTAGAGATGCTGCTTGATTCCCTGGAGTCTTGCATGCCAGGAAACAAAATGAGA GATGATGTGTTTCCTGGCACAGATGATACAATGGAGCTTGAGGAAACGCTGCGACGTTGTTCCACAGTATTACATCCAACTCATGCTATGCTCACCTGCTTACGTCTCACCCTCTGCCAACTGTATGGAAACACTGAAAACCTAAAGCTCTCTGATTTCCTACCAATAATGCTGGAACGGAAGGTTCAACTCTGTGAAAACATAATGGCAGTAGCTGATATTGTGGAGCCAGGCTTGACACGGCTTCGAG GCACCATGTTTCATGAATGGTTTGAGCCTCAACAAATGCTAGCCAAGATAGCTTATAAAAATGGGGAGATGAATGAAGATGAATTTCGGCAGGCTACAAACAAGGCCATCAAATTTCTAGAAGAAGCAGCAGCTATTCTATCGCTAGAGGAAACAGACTCTGTGGAAGCCATCATGGGTAATCATGCCAGAGAAAAACTTCACGAACTGAAAAATTCAACTTATGACAAAGAAAGTGTTTTACAGGAGAATCTGACAGAGAATATCTTGAAACAGCTTAAAGAGGTTCTAAATGATTACAAGGCCCAGTTAAGTTCCCAAGTAAGCCAACAGAGTGAAGTCAAACAAAGGAATCTAGAGGATTTAAAGGCATTCATTAAACTTAACAATGAGAAAAATCCAGTCCTAGATGACTTATCGCATATAAAGATTGATGATCTGAATCAAATCATAAATAAACTTGAAAAGGAGAGATTGAATTATGAATCCACCAAAGGATCATCAGCAGAGCTAGATGTCTTCAAAAAGCTTATTGGCAACATTCAGCAAACAACAAGCAGTCCACTTGACCTTGATATATAG